Proteins from one Patescibacteria group bacterium genomic window:
- the dprA gene encoding DNA-processing protein DprA, translating to MKSDFYPQGNPAGRDNFFLYFLSLIKGLGPAKIRQYLSGELTTQKIIDQINKHLSDKDFLSSVKKSFSQIKEPYISILDKDYPANLKNIYDPPLFLFYRGNIKLLNQKNILTVVGSRSFSSYHNQMCQNIINNLRGTDLVIASGLAIGTDSQAHNLALENNLPTIAVLGSGLDDKVLYPQGNRHLAKKIINQGGLLISEYSALAKPQLHNFPRRNRILAGLSKATIVISGAKKSGTLITAQVAIDEGKEVLALPGNINTRLSEGPNNLIKNGAQILTSGDDILNFYGLKNKNKSKKIIFKNKLHAKIYSTLQTEPLNLDKLAAQTNISLAQIGILISEMEIQGIVKINQFNQVEIICN from the coding sequence ATGAAAAGCGATTTTTATCCGCAGGGCAATCCTGCTGGCCGGGATAATTTTTTCCTATACTTTTTATCATTGATCAAAGGTCTAGGGCCGGCCAAAATACGACAATATTTATCTGGCGAATTAACCACTCAAAAAATAATAGACCAGATAAACAAACATCTATCTGATAAAGATTTTCTATCCAGTGTCAAAAAATCTTTTTCCCAAATAAAAGAACCCTACATTAGTATCCTGGACAAAGATTATCCGGCCAACTTAAAAAACATCTATGATCCTCCGCTCTTTCTTTTTTATAGAGGCAATATCAAACTACTAAACCAAAAAAATATTTTAACAGTAGTAGGATCACGTAGCTTTAGCTCTTATCACAACCAGATGTGCCAGAATATAATAAATAATCTCCGAGGCACTGATTTGGTCATAGCTAGTGGTTTGGCTATTGGTACAGATAGCCAAGCCCATAACCTGGCCTTAGAAAACAATCTGCCAACTATTGCCGTCTTGGGATCAGGATTGGACGACAAGGTCCTTTACCCACAAGGCAATCGCCATCTGGCCAAAAAAATAATAAACCAAGGTGGCTTACTTATTTCGGAATACAGCGCTTTGGCCAAACCACAGTTGCACAATTTCCCCAGAAGAAATAGAATACTAGCCGGATTAAGTAAAGCTACTATCGTTATATCCGGAGCCAAAAAATCTGGTACACTAATAACTGCTCAGGTAGCAATTGATGAAGGCAAAGAAGTGTTAGCTCTACCGGGAAATATAAATACCCGACTATCCGAAGGGCCAAATAACTTAATAAAAAATGGCGCTCAAATTCTGACCTCAGGTGATGATATATTAAATTTTTATGGTTTGAAAAATAAAAATAAATCAAAAAAAATAATATTTAAAAATAAATTACATGCTAAAATATACTCTACACTACAGACAGAACCTTTAAACTTGGATAAACTAGCCGCCCAGACAAATATAAGTTTGGCGCAAATTGGTATCCTGATCTCCGAGATGGAGATTCAGGGTATTGTAAAAATTAATCAGTTTAACCAAGTAGAAATAATATGCAATTAA
- a CDS encoding queuosine precursor transporter, with protein MQLKNISNGMKLSSEQKIFLLQIIFITSMILANVIGIKIVNIGPVAASIGTILVPISFLITDILSEVKGKKHVYNLVWFTVVALVFSYLFIQLSVIMAPADRFAETNSAFVTIFSGSARIFLASIVAFLISQFHDLWAFEFWKAKTKGRFLWLRNNLSTMVSQAIDTVIFMFLAFYQLTPQFDAAYVWELTIPYYILKIILAFLDTPFVYLGVKWLRPQPGLESNEKKHA; from the coding sequence ATGCAATTAAAAAATATTTCCAACGGGATGAAATTATCCTCAGAACAAAAAATATTTCTTTTACAAATAATCTTTATAACTTCCATGATACTGGCCAATGTCATTGGGATAAAAATAGTAAATATTGGCCCGGTAGCTGCTTCTATCGGTACTATATTGGTTCCAATTAGTTTTTTGATAACTGATATATTATCTGAAGTAAAAGGTAAGAAACACGTCTACAATCTAGTTTGGTTTACAGTAGTAGCCCTAGTTTTTAGCTATTTATTTATACAACTAAGTGTCATCATGGCGCCAGCTGACAGATTTGCCGAGACCAACTCTGCCTTTGTAACTATATTTTCAGGCAGCGCCAGAATATTTTTGGCTTCAATAGTCGCTTTTTTAATATCCCAATTTCATGACTTATGGGCTTTTGAATTTTGGAAAGCCAAAACTAAAGGTAGGTTTTTGTGGCTAAGAAACAATCTCTCTACTATGGTCAGTCAAGCTATTGATACAGTTATCTTTATGTTTTTGGCTTTTTACCAGCTAACACCACAATTTGACGCCGCCTATGTCTGGGAGCTTACTATACCTTATTATATACTAAAGATAATATTAGCTTTCTTGGATACTCCTTTTGTATATCTGGGAGTCAAATGGCTAAGACCTCAACCTGGCTTGGAGTCTAACGAAAAAAAACATGCCTAA
- the topA gene encoding type I DNA topoisomerase: MSKLVIVESPTKAKTIKGFLGKDYVVESSYGHVRDLPKSKLGVDIENNFEPSYTVPVKAKKQVTKLKSLAKKADMVYFATDEDREGEAISWHLQKLLDMPKNKQKRIAFHEITKNAINKALESPRALDINLFHAQQARRILDRLVGYKLSPLLWKKVARGLSAGRVQSVAVRLIVEREEERKKFKAEEYWTVEGQSSKDKIDFDISLHKENDKVLGKFDIDEAKAKQALEEIKKAQLEIKEVTAKENQKSPLPPFTTSTLQQDANRRFGYSAKQTMMIAQQLYEGIKLGTQGHAGLITYMRTDSFNLSDDFKQATESYVTEKFGKEYIKVGGRHFKKKAKFTQEAHEAIRPTDVANDPESVKSHLDSKQYKIYSLIWQRAVASQMSEAITESTNVAIDAKDTAWQLKANGSVTKFAGFKTVYDNNSEEKELPALEVGEKLDIKQIDALQHFTTPPARYSEAGLVKAMEALGIGRPSTYAPTIATIIDRKYVDKIEKRLAPTEIGEIVNQLLVEHFQDIVDYNFTAKMEDDLDEIAEGKKEWQPVISEFYTPFAKNLEVKEHELSKKEITEEKTDEICDKCGSPMIIKLGRFGKFLACTNYPDCKNTKPINSDGEVEEPEKVDEKCPNCGKDMIVKTGRFGKFIACSDYPECKTTKQVTKSTGVKCQKCGEGEMVARRSKRGKIFYGCNKYPDCQHLVWGKPTGDLCPECKNLLIQANKSTIKCESCEYSKKVDPAKLVED, translated from the coding sequence ATGTCAAAATTAGTAATAGTTGAGTCACCTACCAAAGCTAAAACAATCAAAGGCTTTTTGGGCAAAGACTATGTAGTCGAATCATCATACGGACACGTACGCGATTTGCCAAAAAGTAAATTGGGTGTTGATATAGAAAATAATTTTGAACCAAGTTATACAGTGCCCGTCAAGGCCAAAAAACAAGTAACAAAACTAAAAAGTCTGGCCAAAAAAGCTGATATGGTATATTTCGCTACTGATGAGGACCGAGAAGGAGAAGCTATCTCGTGGCATCTACAAAAACTATTGGATATGCCTAAGAACAAACAAAAAAGAATTGCTTTCCACGAAATAACTAAAAATGCCATCAATAAAGCTCTGGAAAGTCCCCGTGCTTTGGATATAAACCTTTTTCATGCCCAACAGGCCAGAAGAATACTAGACAGACTGGTCGGCTATAAACTATCTCCTCTACTATGGAAAAAAGTCGCCCGCGGCTTGTCTGCTGGTAGAGTACAATCCGTAGCTGTGCGCTTGATAGTAGAACGTGAAGAGGAAAGAAAAAAATTTAAGGCTGAAGAATATTGGACAGTTGAAGGCCAGAGTTCTAAGGACAAAATAGATTTTGATATCAGCCTACACAAAGAAAATGATAAGGTACTAGGCAAATTTGATATTGATGAAGCCAAAGCCAAACAAGCCTTGGAAGAAATAAAAAAAGCTCAATTGGAAATAAAAGAGGTTACTGCCAAAGAAAACCAAAAATCTCCTCTACCTCCTTTTACTACCTCTACTTTACAGCAGGATGCCAACCGACGTTTTGGCTATAGTGCCAAACAAACCATGATGATTGCCCAACAGCTTTATGAAGGTATCAAGCTCGGTACTCAAGGACACGCTGGTTTGATAACTTACATGAGAACTGACTCTTTTAATCTGTCTGACGACTTTAAACAAGCTACCGAAAGTTATGTCACTGAAAAATTTGGTAAAGAGTACATAAAAGTCGGTGGACGTCATTTTAAGAAAAAAGCCAAGTTTACTCAAGAAGCTCATGAAGCCATCCGACCAACTGATGTAGCCAACGATCCTGAAAGTGTAAAATCACACCTTGATTCTAAACAATACAAAATATATTCTCTGATTTGGCAGAGAGCTGTAGCTTCGCAAATGTCTGAAGCTATCACTGAAAGCACCAATGTAGCTATTGATGCCAAAGACACTGCCTGGCAACTCAAGGCTAATGGTAGTGTCACCAAGTTTGCCGGATTCAAAACTGTCTATGATAATAATAGTGAAGAAAAAGAATTGCCAGCCTTAGAAGTAGGTGAAAAACTGGATATAAAACAAATAGATGCTCTACAGCATTTTACTACCCCGCCAGCCCGCTACTCTGAAGCCGGACTAGTCAAAGCAATGGAAGCTTTGGGTATTGGCAGGCCTTCTACCTATGCCCCAACTATTGCTACTATCATTGATAGAAAATACGTAGACAAAATAGAAAAAAGATTGGCTCCGACTGAAATTGGTGAAATAGTAAATCAATTATTAGTAGAACATTTCCAAGATATTGTTGACTATAATTTTACTGCCAAGATGGAAGATGATTTGGATGAAATAGCCGAGGGCAAAAAAGAATGGCAACCAGTCATTTCAGAATTCTATACACCATTTGCCAAAAATCTAGAAGTCAAAGAACACGAACTTTCCAAAAAAGAAATTACTGAAGAAAAAACTGATGAAATTTGTGATAAATGTGGCAGCCCAATGATCATCAAACTAGGCCGTTTTGGAAAATTCCTAGCCTGCACCAACTATCCAGATTGTAAAAATACCAAACCAATAAACAGCGACGGTGAAGTGGAAGAACCGGAAAAGGTAGACGAAAAATGTCCAAATTGTGGCAAAGATATGATTGTCAAAACCGGCCGTTTTGGAAAATTCATTGCTTGTTCTGATTATCCAGAGTGTAAAACCACCAAACAAGTTACCAAATCAACCGGCGTAAAATGCCAAAAATGTGGCGAAGGAGAAATGGTAGCCAGAAGAAGTAAAAGGGGAAAAATATTTTATGGTTGCAACAAATACCCTGACTGCCAACATTTGGTCTGGGGTAAACCAACGGGCGACCTGTGTCCAGAATGTAAAAATCTCCTGATCCAAGCCAATAAGTCTACTATCAAATGTGAATCGTGCGAATATAGTAAAAAAGTGGACCCAGCGAAATTAGTTGAAGATTAA
- a CDS encoding RelA/SpoT family protein — protein MLNYGDNDINLVVKAFHFASEAHKGQKRRTGEDYIYHAIATAHTLAKMKMDIPSIAAGLLHDVPEDTDFTFDDIKNNFGSEISYLVKGVTKLGHFKYRGLERYAENLRKMFLAMSNDLRIIIIKLADRLHNMETLRGVRPEKRLRIAQETLEIYAPLANRLGMFRIKSKLEDLAFPYVYPEEYTWTTDLIEDRLKSETKYIEKIKKITQNELEKNHIDFLQIRGRIKSLYSIYNKLLRKGKDINKIYDLIALRIIVDDIADCYSVLGIIHKKWTPLKGRVKDYIAQPKPNGYKSLHTSVFTDFGKIAEIQIRTKLMDEEAEFGIAAHSKYKEIGLLGKKKNPPKWLEHLIEIQKTITDNTEFIKHIKNDLFLNQIFVFTPKGDVVELPENATPLDFAYYIHTDIGNQCIGAKINNQIASLDTRLKSGDVIEIMTDKKRKKPNADWVKMVATNMAKSKIRSQLNKE, from the coding sequence ATGCTAAACTATGGCGACAACGATATCAATCTTGTGGTCAAGGCTTTTCACTTTGCCTCAGAAGCTCACAAAGGACAAAAAAGAAGAACTGGGGAAGACTACATATATCATGCTATTGCTACAGCCCATACTCTGGCCAAAATGAAAATGGACATCCCTTCTATTGCTGCTGGGCTACTACACGATGTGCCAGAAGATACTGATTTTACATTTGATGATATAAAAAATAATTTTGGCAGTGAGATTAGCTATCTAGTCAAAGGTGTCACCAAACTAGGTCACTTCAAATATCGCGGTCTGGAAAGATATGCCGAAAACTTGCGTAAAATGTTTTTGGCAATGAGTAATGATTTGAGAATTATAATCATCAAATTGGCCGACCGTCTACACAACATGGAAACTCTACGCGGAGTACGTCCAGAAAAAAGATTGCGCATTGCCCAAGAAACTCTAGAAATATATGCCCCTCTAGCCAATCGTTTGGGAATGTTTCGAATAAAAAGCAAACTGGAAGATTTGGCTTTTCCATATGTTTATCCAGAAGAATATACCTGGACTACCGATCTGATAGAAGACAGATTAAAATCCGAAACAAAATACATTGAAAAAATAAAAAAAATAACCCAAAACGAACTAGAAAAAAATCATATTGATTTTTTGCAGATCAGAGGCCGAATAAAAAGTTTATACAGCATCTACAACAAATTACTTCGCAAAGGCAAAGATATAAACAAAATTTATGATCTTATTGCCCTTCGTATCATAGTAGATGATATAGCTGATTGCTACAGCGTCTTGGGTATTATTCACAAAAAATGGACACCCCTCAAAGGCCGCGTCAAAGACTATATTGCCCAGCCAAAACCAAATGGCTATAAATCATTACACACTTCTGTTTTTACTGACTTTGGTAAAATAGCCGAAATTCAAATAAGAACAAAACTCATGGATGAGGAAGCTGAGTTTGGTATTGCCGCTCATAGCAAGTACAAAGAAATAGGCCTGCTAGGTAAAAAGAAAAATCCTCCCAAATGGCTGGAGCATCTGATAGAAATCCAAAAAACCATCACTGATAATACCGAATTTATAAAGCATATCAAAAACGACCTTTTCCTCAACCAAATTTTTGTTTTTACTCCCAAGGGAGACGTGGTAGAGCTACCGGAAAATGCCACTCCGCTTGATTTTGCCTATTACATCCACACTGATATTGGCAATCAGTGTATTGGTGCCAAAATCAACAATCAGATTGCCTCTCTAGATACTAGACTCAAATCCGGTGACGTCATAGAAATAATGACCGACAAAAAAAGGAAAAAACCCAATGCTGATTGGGTAAAAATGGTAGCCACCAATATGGCTAAAAGTAAAATCCGGAGCCAATTAAACAAAGAATAA